ATACTGTGAAGCTTTTTAGTTTCAGGTAAGCTATGGCCGGATTGTCCGGCTGGTATCCCTGCGGCGCAGTTTTGAGTGCTTCTCCCTCTATTTTACCAAAGTAGCGGATGAAATCCTTATTGGATATAATCTGCTGGAATTCCTCAAAATTGTAGTCTATTTCCTGTCTTACTTTCTTTAATACGGATGCTTCAGGCATCCAGAGGCCACCGCCTGCAAAGCTATTTCCACCTGGTTCCAGGTGGAAATAATAGCCCGGACGAGGTGTTTTGCGACCACCGGGAGCAAAGGCAGCGCCCATATTCGTCTTGTAAGGTGTCTTGTCTTTTGAGAACCTTACATCTTTGTAAATACGGAATGTACAGTCCTTTACCTGTAGTCCGATCAGTGCAGGATCCTGTTTGCACAGGCCATCCAGTATCTGCTGTACTACACTATCAAAGTCGGATTTGGCCTGTTGATAGTCCCCTTTATGGTCATCGAACCATGGCTTATTGTTATTCTTGCTCAGTGATTTCAAAAATTTCAACGTGGTGGGCTGTAACATGCATCAGAATTTGTACACAAAATATAAAATAGCTTTTAGAAATGGTACGTTGCAGCCACTAAAACGTTGGGAGAGGTGCTTACAGGCGCACCGTCGTGTTTGTTGAAAATGTCTACTGATGCTTTGTCGAGTCTGAATTCAGGGATAATAGTCAGGTTGCCGACTTTATAGTTCACAGATACCGTACCTGCCATTACATGACCACCGGTAGTACCAGCAAAGGTCTTAAGGCCATCGGCATCGTCAAAGTATTCCCCCCTTAACGTTACACCCAGTGTCTTGTTGAAATCAATGTTCATGTATAAAGCCGATCCCCACCATTTGGCAGTGTTATCTATTGCTTCTTTTTCACGCGTATTCTTGTAGGTGCTCACAGTACCATTGTAACCAAATCCGATTACATCACTCACACTATAGAGTGCCACGAAGTCTATTTGATGGTTCTGAATACCTGCAGTATCGCGGCCTTCCAGGTAGTTCAGGTAGAGTTTGAGTGGCGTAGTATTGGCACTATAACCAATCTGTGCACCGATATACTTACTATTCGACCAGGAAGCCGATTTGAAATCAGTAGGATTGAATACACCCAACATTGCCGTCAGGTGCTCATTGATAGTGATATCTGCCTTTACACCAGTATTGAAGAAAGGACCATTGCTGAACATATAACTCATACTGTAGTTCCTGTTCTGATAGGCATCTACAAGCTCATAGCCAACGTGTGTGGCAAAGCTACCCATGCTGATTTTCAGTTTATCCAGCACCTGGTAACTGAGGTAGAGCTGTTTTACGGCCATTTCCATACTTCCCTTATCAGCGGGATGATCATTGTATGAAAACTCCGCAGCTCTTCTGCCAAATCCAAGATCGGCTACGATGCTACCTTTCTGGAATGTATGCTCTGCCTTGAGTGAGAACATACCCAGTTCAAAACTATTATGTGAATTAGTGAAGCTTGTCTTATTGTCTGTGCTGTTACCGTTGAAATTATACTTGTAATAAACATCTGCTGATCCGGAAATATTCACTAATGGAGCTTTGGTAGAATCCACCGTTTGGGAATAGGCAAAAGAAATCTGGCTGACAGCGAAAGCTGTCAAAAAAAGTTTTTTCATGCAGTAAAATTTGGATGATAAAAGGAGTATGCTAAATCTACGTGGTGGCTGCTTCTAACGATAAGGGCCAATTAAGGCAATAAGAAAGAATAGCTAATAACTAACCTCGGGGGAAAGAAAATTTTTACACGAAACGAATAAGAAATTGGTTGATAAAATATCTGGTTGATAAAATGTTGCTATCTACAATTTCCCGTGTTAATTATTAGCTATTCTAAATGTTTTGGGTATATCAAACTCACTATATAATCTTCATTAGTCTACGATTGGCTCTTCCTTGAGTGTGCCATTGTCGTATACGCTCATCATGTTTGGATGATAGCTTTCGTTGTGCTGTGTAGCATCCAGGCCCAGAGCTTCTTCTTCTTCGCTTACACGGAGTGGGTGGAAAGCATCAATCAGTTTGAAGATCGCGAAGGATACAACGAAGCTGTATGCTACTACGATTGACAGACCGATGAACTGAGTTTTGAACAGGTCGAAGTTACCATAGAACCAACCATCTACAACGTTCACAGCTTTGGTAGCGAATATGCCTGTGAGCAGCATACCTACCATACCACCGATACCATGACAAGGGAATACATCCAGTGTATCGTCGATAGCAGTTTTAGATTTATAATGAACCATCATGTTGGAAATGATCGCAGCAATGAAGCCCATGAAAATACTCTGTGGGATACCTACAAAACCTGCAGCAGGTGTAATAGCTACCAGACCAACTACGGCACCGATACAGAAGCCCAGTGCAGAAGCTTTACGGCCACGAACCACATCGAAGAAGATCCAGGACAAACCAGCAGCAGCAGCAGCAGTGTTAGTAGTTGCGAAAGCAGATGTAGCCAGACCACCCGCTGATACAGCGGAACCGGCATTGAAACCGAACCAGCCAAACCACAGCAAACCAGTACCTAACAGTACGAATGGAATGTTTGCAGGTTGCAATTCTTTCTTTTCAATATGATCTTTACGGCGTTTCAGTACCAGGGCACCAGCAAGGGCAGCACAACCAGCAGAAATGTGTACCACTGTACCACCTGCAAAGTCGATTACACCGAGCTTGAAAAGGAAACCTTCCGGATGCCATGTCCAGTGTGCAATTGGACAATATATAAATAAGCAGAAGAGCACCATAAATAATACGTAAGATGTAAACCTGATCCTTTCAGCTGTAGCACCTACTACAAGAGCAGGCGTGATGATCGCAAATTTCAGCTGGAAAAGCGCGAACAACAGTAAAGGAATGGTAGGTGCACCAGCCCATGGCGCGCTGGAAGATACTCCCTTAAAGAAAAAGAAAGTAGAAGGATCACCGATAAAACCGTGGTAAGATTTACCAAATGACAAGCTGAAACCTACAGCTACCCATAATATACTGATCAGGCCCGTAGCTATGAAGCTCTGCATCATGGTTGAGATCACGTTTTTGCGGTTCACCATACCACCATAGAAAAATGACAAACCAGGTGTCATGAAAAATACCAGGCAGGTTGATACCAGAATCCATGCGATGTCACCATAATTGTATTTTCCCTCAGTATCTACAAAAAGTGGCTCATTCTTCATGAATAAACCAATTATTGCCACTAATCCCAGAATAATAAAGGGTAAATAGTCTTGAAATGATGTTTTCTTCATAGCAATGCAATTTTAAATTTCTTCAATAAAAGTATGGATAAATTTAAATTATCAAATAGAGAGGGTCAAAAATAGAAATCATCTTATAAATAGAGGCTAAAAAGGGTCAAATGCTAACTATATTATAATTAATAATAATATCAATAATGATTTTGGTCATTCTGTGAGTGGAAGAAATGATTATATCAAAATATAACTCATTGGTATTGAATATATTAATTAGTACTTAAGTAGGAATTAACAATTTTCTAACACAGGGCTTTTTAGTATTACTGCATTTTGAAGAAAAGGCTTACAATTCAATGTAAAACAATTATATAAGTATTAGTTAAATTTTGTTACGTTGATTGAATTTACTTAAAACATAATATCATATCTAATTAATTATAATATTAATATTACTACTTAATGGTTTCTCAGAGGAAGTGACTTTCGTTTTTAGACACAATTTTTGATCTTTTCTCTAGCCAAAACCATGAAAAAAAGGTTTTGCCGATGGCAAAACCTTTTTTTCATGAAAGGAGGTTGAAAAACTGAAGGTAAAATGCCTTCAATCTTTATATTAAAATAATTTAATTATGACTCTTTCATAGCATCCAGCTCACGTTGCAAAGCAAACATCTGGTCACGGAGTCTGGCAGCTTCCATAAAGTCCAGATCTCTCGCCGCCTTCTCCATATCCTTTTTGACTTTGGCGATTGACTTCTCCATTTGAGGAATGGTCCTGGAAGCGGCTACCTGCTTGGCGTAGTCCACAGCATTCTCTGCTACCAGGGTTACCTCATCATGTACGGCAATCGGCGAATTCTCATCGAAGTTCTTGATTTCCAATACAGATGTCTGCCCCATGATCTGCTCCCTGCTCTTCAGCACCGTTCTTGGGGTAATACCATGCAGTAGGTTGTATGCAATCTGCTTTTCCCGGCGACGGTTAGTTTCGTCGATGGTACGCTGCATACTGTCCGTAATCTTATCGGCATAGAAGATCACCAGCCCATCTACGTTACGGGCCGCCCTACCTGCTGTCTGGGTCAGAGAGCGCTCATCACGGAGAAAACCTTCCTTGTCCGCATCCAGGATGGCGACCAGCGTTACCTCTGGCAGGTCAAGCCCCTCACGGAGGAGGTTCACACCCACCAATACATTTATATTACCTAAGCGCAGATCACGAAGGATTTCTATTCTTTCCAGGGTATCCACTTCAGAGTGGATATACCTTGACTTAATATTAATACGCTGCAGGTACTTGTCCATTTCCTCCGCCATACGCTTGGTGAGGGTCGTGACCAATACTCGGCCGCCACTCTGTACACGCTTGTCTATTTCTTCCAAAAGATCATCTACCTGATTTATACTGGGCCTAATTTCAATAGGAGGCTCCAGTAGACCGGTAGGTCTCACTACCTGTTCTACCACCACACCTTCTGTCTGACGCAATTCATAATCACCAGGGGTCGCACTTACGAAAATGGCCTGGTTCACCAGGTTCTCAAATTCGAAGAAGTTCAGCGGGCGGTTGTCCAGTGCAGACGGGAGGCGGAAACCGAAATCAACAAGCGTGAGTTTACGGGAACGGTCGCCACCATACATACCGCCAATCTGAGGGATGGTTACGTGACTCTCGTCTATTACTAATAAGAAGTCTTTCGGGAAGTAATCCAGCAGACAGAATGGGCGGGTACCAGGCGTACGTCTGTCCAGAAAGCGGGAGTAGTTTTCAATACCGCTACAATAACCCAGTTCCCTGATCATTTCGAGGTCATAATTGACCCTCTCTGAGAGGCGCTGGGCTTCTATATGTTTTCCTTCTGCACGGAAGTAATCAACCTGTGCTTTCAGCTCATCCTGTATCTCGAAAATGATCTGTTGCATCATATCTTTTGGAGCGAGGTAAAGATTAGCGGGGAAGATGGCGGCGTTGTCCATGGTGCCGATCCTTTTCCCGTTCTGTACATCGAAGCTTTCGATCTCTTCCACCTCATCACCAAAGAAAGTAATCCTGTAGGCATAGTCTACGTATGGCAGATTGATGTCTACCGTATCACCTTTTACACGGAAATTACCCCGGTTAAAATCACCGGTAGTTCGGGTATACAAAGAATTCACAAGACCATGTAAAACGGTATTACGACTAATCGTCTGGCCTTTGTGTAGACGGATGATACCATTTTCATAATCGGTAGGATTACCCATACCGTATATGCAGGATACGCTCGCTACCACGATGATGTCTCTGCGACCGGAGAGCAGATTGGTAGTGGCTTTGAGGCGCAGCTTATCCAGCTCTTCGTTGATGGCGAGATCCTTTTCTATATAAGTATCACTAACCGGCATGTATGCTTCAGGCTGATAGTAGTCGTAATAAGACACAAAATATTCGACAGCATTGTCGGGGAAGAACTGGCGAAATTCTCCGTAGAGCTGAGCTACCAATGTTTTATTGTGGGTGAGCACGAGGGTAGGGCGCTGTACCTGTTGGATCACATTGGCGACGGTGAAGGTTTTTCCTGAACCTGTTACCCCTAGCAGGGTTTGGTAAGGAGCTCCATCCTGCACGCCTTCCACCAGTTGTTTGATTGCTCCCGGCTGATCGCCGGAGGGAGCGTAAGGTGAATGAATTTTAAATGGCATGCTCAAATTTACTAAGAAATG
This Chitinophaga sancti DNA region includes the following protein-coding sequences:
- a CDS encoding DUF2461 domain-containing protein, translating into MLQPTTLKFLKSLSKNNNKPWFDDHKGDYQQAKSDFDSVVQQILDGLCKQDPALIGLQVKDCTFRIYKDVRFSKDKTPYKTNMGAAFAPGGRKTPRPGYYFHLEPGGNSFAGGGLWMPEASVLKKVRQEIDYNFEEFQQIISNKDFIRYFGKIEGEALKTAPQGYQPDNPAIAYLKLKSFTVWHHISDDAALQPALVREILKIFAVMQPFVKFMDRALDLE
- a CDS encoding porin, encoding MKKLFLTAFAVSQISFAYSQTVDSTKAPLVNISGSADVYYKYNFNGNSTDNKTSFTNSHNSFELGMFSLKAEHTFQKGSIVADLGFGRRAAEFSYNDHPADKGSMEMAVKQLYLSYQVLDKLKISMGSFATHVGYELVDAYQNRNYSMSYMFSNGPFFNTGVKADITINEHLTAMLGVFNPTDFKSASWSNSKYIGAQIGYSANTTPLKLYLNYLEGRDTAGIQNHQIDFVALYSVSDVIGFGYNGTVSTYKNTREKEAIDNTAKWWGSALYMNIDFNKTLGVTLRGEYFDDADGLKTFAGTTGGHVMAGTVSVNYKVGNLTIIPEFRLDKASVDIFNKHDGAPVSTSPNVLVAATYHF
- a CDS encoding ammonium transporter, which codes for MKKTSFQDYLPFIILGLVAIIGLFMKNEPLFVDTEGKYNYGDIAWILVSTCLVFFMTPGLSFFYGGMVNRKNVISTMMQSFIATGLISILWVAVGFSLSFGKSYHGFIGDPSTFFFFKGVSSSAPWAGAPTIPLLLFALFQLKFAIITPALVVGATAERIRFTSYVLFMVLFCLFIYCPIAHWTWHPEGFLFKLGVIDFAGGTVVHISAGCAALAGALVLKRRKDHIEKKELQPANIPFVLLGTGLLWFGWFGFNAGSAVSAGGLATSAFATTNTAAAAAGLSWIFFDVVRGRKASALGFCIGAVVGLVAITPAAGFVGIPQSIFMGFIAAIISNMMVHYKSKTAIDDTLDVFPCHGIGGMVGMLLTGIFATKAVNVVDGWFYGNFDLFKTQFIGLSIVVAYSFVVSFAIFKLIDAFHPLRVSEEEEALGLDATQHNESYHPNMMSVYDNGTLKEEPIVD
- the uvrB gene encoding excinuclease ABC subunit UvrB is translated as MPFKIHSPYAPSGDQPGAIKQLVEGVQDGAPYQTLLGVTGSGKTFTVANVIQQVQRPTLVLTHNKTLVAQLYGEFRQFFPDNAVEYFVSYYDYYQPEAYMPVSDTYIEKDLAINEELDKLRLKATTNLLSGRRDIIVVASVSCIYGMGNPTDYENGIIRLHKGQTISRNTVLHGLVNSLYTRTTGDFNRGNFRVKGDTVDINLPYVDYAYRITFFGDEVEEIESFDVQNGKRIGTMDNAAIFPANLYLAPKDMMQQIIFEIQDELKAQVDYFRAEGKHIEAQRLSERVNYDLEMIRELGYCSGIENYSRFLDRRTPGTRPFCLLDYFPKDFLLVIDESHVTIPQIGGMYGGDRSRKLTLVDFGFRLPSALDNRPLNFFEFENLVNQAIFVSATPGDYELRQTEGVVVEQVVRPTGLLEPPIEIRPSINQVDDLLEEIDKRVQSGGRVLVTTLTKRMAEEMDKYLQRINIKSRYIHSEVDTLERIEILRDLRLGNINVLVGVNLLREGLDLPEVTLVAILDADKEGFLRDERSLTQTAGRAARNVDGLVIFYADKITDSMQRTIDETNRRREKQIAYNLLHGITPRTVLKSREQIMGQTSVLEIKNFDENSPIAVHDEVTLVAENAVDYAKQVAASRTIPQMEKSIAKVKKDMEKAARDLDFMEAARLRDQMFALQRELDAMKES